CCCCGGCGACGTTGAAGGAATAATACAGATTCGACTCGGAGCCGCTTTGTTCGTATGGCATTCGCCATCTTGCATTGTAAGCTCTGAAACCGTGGGGGTATACGATGGGGAAGGTTTCAATTTCGTGGTTTCCTTCTGTTACCATCCACGGCCTCCGACTGGCGTATGGCTCCACCAGCCGTCCGAAGGAGTCCCAGAGTTGCTGGTGGGTGTCGGCGTAGGACAAGTCACCCGGGAGTAAAAATACATCATAATCCCTTGCCCCCACATGGGATAAGGTGGAGGCTGTCCATTCTGTCTGACCCAGGTCCCCTGTTAAACCACAACCAAAAAGATTCCGATTTACTCCATAATTTTATTTCGAGGCATCCAATCCCTTGATAGCCCCACGCCTGTCCAtagccttttttctttttttcacacaTTACGTATTGCAACAGAAATTTGAACTGCCCTTTTGgagcattaattttttttttctttttgcacaTAAAACAAAACATAAATTGCGTATTGTCCATGTAAGGATGTTTCTTCAGCAGAAAAAGCAGCAGAAAGCATAAAAACGGCAAAAATGCATCAAGCAAAGCGTGAAGACCATGGTTCGAAGTCTCGGCATAGCGCATCGTCTCTGGGTTACTTGCTTAAGGAAGTAAACTAACCAACCTAACAGCATCTGACAGAAGTGCACGCAATGTATAATGCAAGGGAAAGCGTAAAAATTGATTTTTCCAGGATGATAAGTAAGCTAAAGAAACCACTGACCCACGATAACAAAATCAATCGGCAAATCCGAGGGAGGTGTCCTGAAGCTAAATTCCGGGCCGGAACCGCCGCACCTGTAGTAATAAGTTGTGCTCGGCTCCAAGGGTCCAATTACGACGTGGTGAATCTCACCTGAGCTATAGAAGAAGTAGTGGTACGAGGTATGGTCACCAGTTGCGGATGCTTCATATGTTCCCGATGATTTCCCGTATTCCACCGTTGACTTCGTATGCTTGTGAGAAGTAATCCACGATACCCTCACATGATCTACTCCGACCAATGATACATGCACCTAATGTACACATTTCGTACGAAAGAGGAAAGTTTGCACAGCACATTGTCAActtcaaggaagaagaagaagaaaaagaaaaaggcaaggaAGCTCTTGAGAGCAGCACATGAATCCAATAAGTTGAAGTCACCTGTTGAGGATCAGATTCTGATCGGGTGTGTGAGGTGAAGATGATCGGCCGGGGAGGGGGACGAGAATATTCCGGTGATGCATGGAGGTGGTGAGGAAAGGATAAAAGAGTTATCAGCGAGAAGAAATGGAGACGTCGTGTTGATACTTCCATCTTCTAAAATCAGATCGAATGAACGCTAGGAAAAAGAAGGTTTTGTGTACGGTATGTTATGTGGTATGGATCTGCCATTGGTGGTCCAcccactatatatatatatatatataaaatgcaTACGAGGAACTACGGATATAGAATTTGGGGAACACAATTTTTTACTAATATTAGATGGATGACACTGCGTGAACTGCATTATGCACTGCCGAGATTCTGTCTTTTCTGTGCTTGCATCATTGGCCTAATTAAAAAGATGTccgctttttcctttttttttttaaaaaaaaaaaatcaatttctctGACTTTCCCTTATTCCATTGCCCAATGGCCAGTCCTGAACGTGTAaactaccatttttttttttctttctttctttaatcTAATGGAGGGGGAAAAGTTCGAAGATTGGCTATGTCGAACTAGCTGTGAAGCAAGGGTACATGCGTAGCAGCGTAGACCAACTCATCTGATAATTGGCCATTTCCGTAGTCTACAATAGTTTTAGGGATAATATCGGAAACCTCCTCTTAGATTTATCTTAATATCATCTAGCACCtccaaagttttaaaaataattacttaCCTCCCTAACTTTTGTCatttgtgtaacaaaatttttaaaaatcctaGCTAAAGTACCTCTTTTGCTCATTTTGCTAAATAAAAATGCTCCTAAACCACTTTCTttgcttccaaaaaaaaaaaaaatcgccaAGTAAAAAACAATCTCTAATAGTACCACCATGACATAAAACTATAgtctataaaaatataaatttggaaaataaaaaatatatttataaagaAATACACTAGTACCAATTCAACTTTATATGGTCAAAATTAATTTCTCATgaaccttatttttttttcaatctgtTCTCAATCCAAGGTCCAAGCCTTTAAATCACTAtaaaaatcaactcaaaataaacaaagaaattcCCACTGTATCGCAGtcgtaaaaagaaaaagaaaaagaaaatttaatttgctatgatttaccaaaaaaaaaacacatagtcatcccaaaaaaaaaaattagtaagagagaatgttggagaaaggggaaagagaaaaagtgatttttattttttttcattaatttttttaactccatttatttgatatgtgaatTATGTATCAAATGAGAGTTAATATAATCATTTTACAATTATCAGgagaggtaagtgatatttttaaaatctcaagaATGCTAAATATGGAAATTTCTAATGTTATACGATAGTTTTAATCAGTCTAATATAGTCTTATCGAGAGTTGATAATGCTTTAAGAGgagatttacaaaaaaaaaaaaaaagctgcacATCCTTAGTTAAGTAGTAGTTGATTTTACTTGATGCCAATCAAAGTAGAAGTGTAAGAAAACTATGGTATGCATATTATAAATTGAAACGGGCACACATTCCTACCATTCAGATAATCAAAACCCTCAAAAGGTATTGAATTATTCTGTGGCGCCCCTTCCCTCAAGCACGCACGCCACTGGTTTTTGGATAAAAAGGTTGTCCTATTGAGTTTTAGTTCAAAGGCGTGTGGCAATTTTTTATCTTAAAATGTGCAATCGGATGTGTGATAAGCAtaaagtgtgtgtgtgtgtgtgtgtgtgttttttttttccctcgatATACATAGAAGATTAGAACCACCTAGATTTATAAAACTAACTCACACATGGTGAGATATATGCTAAATAACCTGTACTAATTTCGATATAAAGGATTTATTATTTCTCAAATCCGTCACAGTGATCCAGAAAAACTTGTGATACAAGCCAAAGTAATGTCACCGGAGTTACTGGtttcgtttggattagctgttttttgagttttttttcaaaaacaacacTGTAACATTTcatttttgaaatacaagtccgtttgaattagttatttttgggatcgtttttcaaaaaatatatgaaaaatttttactgtagatattttttggattatttttagaggtatttctaaaatatatttttgagcatttttgaaatacaagtccgtttgaattagttattttttggattgtttttcaaaatctatatgaaaaatttttactgtagatattttttggattatttttagagatatttctaaaatatatttttgagtattttcaTTGACGGTGACCGATTTTGGTAAGGCatcaaaacaagaaaaggaaaagggtgcttttattcttttttcgtTTGGCATGAAGTTGTCAACGTGGATGAAGTGGCTTTGAGTACGGGAAAAATTCCTATACAACTATTTTCTCTTTATAGTCATTCTTCATGTAGTTCAAGCAAAGAGTTTAGGATATTCAACCGCATATACCCCTTAGATAACACATGCCCCACGTCCTAGAAACTCACACCATTCTTAATTAAATCGCCATCCGTTtcccaaaccaaaaaaaatcacCCATTTACGAGTTTCGACCCGCCTTATGCGGGATATTCGTTAAAAGAGTGCGAATCAATATACGAATTAGCCGCGgctgaattgctatttttttttttggagtatctgtaataaaatatattataacgATTCGATACATGTAAAgtaaaagatgattgaaaaatataataatgaaaaatgtaaaaatttttctttaaattcaaacAATTGATTTTCATGTTATCTTTGATGTTTCCCCACTAATTTTGCATTACAtagtttctattttattttttttcttttggtgtaTTATTATTGTGACGCATTTTGCTGCACTGTTTTGGTAATGCAAATAACACTCTACTCCTTCGTACTCTTAAGTCGATCCTTTTAGGCAAACGTGCCCGAATAAGTTTATGTAGTACGGTAATAACGCGACAATTTTCATCAGCTGATCAGTTTTCTGTTTAAGAGTATCGTTGATTTTTTATACCATTAGTGTGCTATGCACGGgattatatttcaaatcaaaataatattatatatatttatatatttatggtacagaataataaatatatatatactaaaaattttaaagaagtgatgcttaatattttgaaaaaaaaaattaatttataatgATTTACATGATAAAAGAATTGTTAATGCATTTAAGAAGAGGGTTAGGTTGGATGGTAAGGTGAGAagagttttcttaaaaaaattcaatttatcAATATCCGACAAAACATATTATGTTATACCATCTTCTTTATTGTCAAAAAATCAAAGCTCTAAGCCTTATTTGATTCACTCAGGAGCCGTTTGGTTAAAATTCGTCTATCACAATCACCATGAATGTGATTAAAACTAGTCAATGGTAATGGGTTTTTTTCACAAAACCCATAGagaattttgtaattttgtgcTTCAGCTATGGATTCTAAGattgttgttgtttttgtttttctaaatttttcttattctattttctctcttttgttaTCCTCCCCTTGACGTTCACAGTTAAAACATCGAACCCATTTACCACCACAATTTTCAACCATCAACGGCGGCAGCCATGCGTCGATGGAATTTTCATTGACATCATCCTTCTAAGCTTCCACGTGCATTTTTGAAATCGTTTATAGAGGagaatcaattttttttaaccaattAAAGTTgaagattttcaaaaaaaaaaaaaaaaaagtaacgaATTTCAGTGGCACCTTAAATGCACCAACATAAATCCGGATCAAGGTCTTTAAATTTCAGAAAGAAATGGTCTTCATCAGCTTACTACGAACCAAAATCCATAGCCAAATCACATCAAAATCAGCCCAATTAATAATAAGAATCAAgcataaaaatttgaaatcaaaaCCAAGCCCCATCAAGTAAATAATATTGTCTCTGATTATCAAATTGGGTTTCTCTACTAGTAATTTTATACCATTCAAAAAAATGCCAGATATATAAAATCTCAAGTACTTGAGATCTAAAAGAGAGATGAGGCCACAGGTTCTTGAGAGGAATAAGGAAGGGAAGGAGAAGGGACACTTGAGTGACCAAGAGAGGCAGAGAAGGGTCCGGGGGTGGTGGGGAGTTTGAAAATGCTGAACAGCAAGGCGGAATCATTTTGAAAGTGGCCTGTTTGGTGGttaatgacaaaacaaaagtgatagAAGGGGCTAATGAAACGATAGATTAATAGTCATAGATGCCTTCCAAACAATAAGAATCTGTATCAGCATTaagattcagacattcatatatctcttttcagtgcttaaaattcagcaaattaattatttcagtattcagaattcagattcagtgttATCAAACGGAGCCTAAATCAAATTTGTTTCCGACCATCCCGGCAGCAGCGGCTGCTGCTGTTGTCGATGACGAAATTAAATATTACCAAAACCGAAACCgaaccaaaccaaaaaaaaaaaaaaaggacgaaAACTTCATTTAATCACGTAACGATTTATAATTCCAAATTGTTTGAATTCCAGTATGAGCCAAACACTCGTTCAGAAAATTGGGACAGGTCTGAGCCACGAAAGGGCTGACGAGATCAGGCTGCCGTGCAAGGAAAGAATTGTTAATTGTTCAATGTGAAAGCTATGACATTGGGCTGAAGGCGTAACGCAACCAAACTTTTTAAAACCCACCCGGTTGAGAGCCATGGTCCCATTCTTTTGAGTGACGTCAGAGTGTATGGGTAAAGAGGGTTTGTGCATCGCGCAGGCCAGTAGTGGCACTGAAGTAAATGGGGCCCAAGGaagaaatcaaaggaaaaagaattaaaagacATATACGCGAACcccaatattttatttatttatttatttatttattttgcagcTGAAGGTGAAATTATAATCATTATCCAAGAATTTTGTTAgcgaagttttttttttttttttgggatacaTTACGATTTTATGGGTAGATTGCACAAATTTTGCCAACAGTATAAAACTGATTTAAAATGTAGACAGTATACCCAATATGAGAATTACAACCGAACGGTATTTAACGTTCTATaaagttgcattttttttgAAGCTTAACTTGCATGCTTTTGATGATTTAGTAAATTAATGATTAATTAGCAAACCAAACTCAACAGAATTCCCTCTTGTTTGAGCATTGAATAGCTTCATCTTTCTTTTGACCTCACTCCATACCTGTCAATTTCCATTAGGCAGGAGTATTtacaaataaattatttcgtacATGTGAAATCAAGCTGTGCAAAAACGTGCACGAAAATCCGCACACATGCAGACTTGCCTTGATCATCAGTGATAGGGAATCATCAAACAATGAAAAATCGGCACCGTATTAATTACCCACCCACTAAATAAATAATCCCCATTATGAGTCGTTAGTGCTCACAAatcgggtttgtttggattgtttcatatttctccaattttatttgcttacatcatctttacaatttccaatacacctttttatctttccaatatttttttatctcacatacatcacatcacaaaaagtgctacagtaaaaatatctcaaataatcccaaataacttacaatccaaacagacccgATCTATTAGGTCGGCTAAACGCGGGTAGTTCATGGTTGACAAGGCGAGGATGCCTCTCCCCAGGGACAACGAGCacttctccctttttttttttctttttttttttcctgtcgaACACATAGATTTTACACCTACTCATGCTTCTACCCTACACTACGGAAAAGACATAGATTCAAGGGGTTAATAAAAAATTCAGAGGGATTTGAACCGTCATCGGACCAAACCCACGGACAACTAGCACATGCCTTCATCTTTTTCAATTTCATGCTGAGTGTGTGTTTTGGGGTTCTTTTATTACGTGTTCTCATCCATACGGAGGATAAAAGGtagaattttgttgtttttgaaatTCAAGAGAGACTCTGAACTTTATAAGGGTTAAGGAGAAGAAAAGGGGTTGAGATCacataaaatgataataattccGGGTGGAGTTTTAGCTTTTAGAGTCTTATGGTAATAATACCAAAGTTGATGATTATCACTTGATTACTTACTCCTCCCTTCTTCAAAGACATGTAGAATAGTATAACTTAACAGTTACGTACTGATGAAGAGAAGCCGTGGCCGCAATGCCAAAACATGCACCAAACCCAAAAGCAAAATCCTgaactttgaatttttttcgcCCACCcagttggaaaaaaaagaaagaaagtggtAGTGCTAACTTATTTACCTCGAGATGGAGGGGCAGCTCTTGTGTTATGAATTAAGATCCTTTTGCTCTAATGGGTTGTTCGCTTCTTCAGATACAGACAGCCGTCTGATATTGCCGCAGGCTTTACGACACTTGAGGAGGATAGACCGTATCGTAAAGAGTATTCGGAATGTACTGTGCTACAATACAATATGAGAACGCAACAAGTATTAGTTGCAGTTGCAGTTTTCGCTGACCCACCCCAAATTTAGGAATTATCGTCATACTGTAGGAAGATAGTAGACCCTTGACTATGAGCCCAGCCCTGTGAATTCCCCCCCTCCCTCCCACCGTCTCACGTTTATATACGTACTTCTATTGTTTGCGACGAGTATCTTTATTTACTCCAGGGCTTAGCCTCTGTCCCCAATCTATTCTCCGACTCTCCGGTCTTGCATGCATGGCTGCAATTAGGGggccgtttgtggcattggcATTGGCTCTGGTCTTTGCCGGAGATTTTCATTTTCAGTTTGCACTAGCCTATGATCGACCGCCTGCTCGAAAGTCCCTCTTTGTTGCACCTTCTGAGGATCTTGATTCTACTTCTCCTCAACAGGTAATTATTCTACCCAACCACCCCTGTCCTTgacttcccttttttttttttataaatttcttCTACACCCTATATATGtttcaattattattattattaggcGATTTCCCTGTTTCGAAAACCAAGTTTTAATTTGTCGGACTCGGCCTGATTGCCCCATATCTTGAGCCAACATTCCAATAACCGATTGTTTCCTTTGACGAAAATGAGATTGAAGCTCGCCGTTTATTTCGAGGTGCAGTTACAGGAATCCCTTCTTGGGTAGTTGTTAACTTGTAAGAACACTAAATTTTACGGAATGGCAATGCTGTAAAATTTTTGCATTGCTGTCAATTCCTACTTCGGCTTGAAATTTTGGACACCTGTTGTCGAAACCTTACATTTGCTTCCAGCGACTTCGATGGGAGTGTGGGAGGCGGTGAAGAGATAAACTCTAATAAAATGGATGCCATCCATTCCTTAATTTTAGTGAACTATTCATGCATCTCTGTTCCAAGTTACGTCTTCACCACGGTCTTAATTAGATCGTGCGAATTAGTTCCGACTACCAGCCAGGGAAAAGTGTACAAGACAAAATTCAACTAATGCCACTTGCTATCTTGACCCCTCGAAACTCTGGATCGAGATAACCTCAGTGTTgcttttttactttatttgagcTTTGCTGGAAAAATTCAAGAACCTCACTTTTACCAGTTCGAGTGCTTCATGGAGCCTGTTTCTCATCTGTTTTGCCCCTTACCATAGCATTGAACCggaatatttcaaatttgaaagaaaAGTCGTGAATCGGATTGATTGAATTACTGGCAGCACTCTAATTCGCTCctgaaattgtttgcaattgtTTCGTttattggtcaattttgaaGCCGGTGTCTGACAAGGCCAGTGTCATTCTGCAATTCTAGGTGCATATATCTCTTGTTGGACAGGATAAGATTAGGATATCATGGATTACCGATGACCCTAGTCCATCTACTGTTGAATATGGATCGTCTTCAGGATCTTATGGCTTTTCGGCCAACGGAAGTACCAGCTCATACACCTATGTGACGTATGATTCCGGAGAAATACATGATGTTGTCATCGGTCCTTTGAAGCCGAACACAGAATACTACTACCGCTGTGGATCTGACTCAAGCCCTGAATTCAATTTGAAAACTCCGCCGGCACAGTTTCCTATCAAATTTGCCGTTGCAGGTAGATGAAGCTTGCAACATGGCATCCTCAATTTGAGATAGTAACTACTCTGGTTTGCTTTGGTTCGAGACATTAATATATCACGCTTATTTGTCCTTGCAATAATATCTCATGCTGCAGGTGATCTAGGACAGACAGATTGGACCAGTTCAACTCTTGAGCACATTGGGGAATCAAATTATGATATGTTACTATTGCCTGGGGATTTGTCATATGCTGATACAGACCAACCATCATGGGACTCTTTTGGGAGATTGGTAGAGCCCCTAGCAAGCAAGCGGCCTTGGATGGTAACACAAGGAAACCATGAGATTGAGAAAATCCCCATACTACACAGCCAGCCCTTCACGGCCTACAATGCAAGATGGGATATGCCATACGAGCAGAGCGGCTCTGATTCCAACTTATACTACTCCTTTGAAGTCGCAGGTGTTCATGTGATTATGTTGGGTTCATATACTGAGTTTGATCCGAGCTCAGCGCAGTACAAGTGGCTTCAGACAGACTTGGAGAAGGTCGACAGAAGTAGGACGCCTTGGCTGGTTGTTCTTATACATGCACCTTGGTATAATTCAAATAAAGCTCATCAGGGGGAAGCTGAATCTGTGAATATGAAGGCGGCCATGGAAGGCTTGCTTTATCAAGCTCGAGTCGATGTGGTATTTGCAGGGCACGTTCATGCATACGAAAGATTTGTAAGTTTAAATCCCGTCCCTCATATTTCCCATGCCATATCAGCgcaaaaatttcatcaattcGTTAAGAGTTCAAGTTCCGTCAGTTGATAGACAGATATCTTATATGTTGATTTTAATGGGCATTGCATCTACCATGATAAATTATGGAAAAAGAGTCCACATGCATTAGTACACTAACGTAACATACCCCTTCTTCCGAACCCTGTTCTCCTTGTTTACAATATCAGACTCGAGTTTATGAAAATGAAGCTAATGAGTGTGGACCAATGCACATCACAATCGGGGATGGTGGAAATCGTGAAGGCCTAGCTACAAAGTAAGTTGGCCTAAAACTGA
The Coffea arabica cultivar ET-39 chromosome 6c, Coffea Arabica ET-39 HiFi, whole genome shotgun sequence genome window above contains:
- the LOC113691822 gene encoding purple acid phosphatase 22-like, giving the protein MEVSTRRLHFFSLITLLSFPHHLHASPEYSRPPPRPIIFTSHTRSESDPQQVHVSLVGVDHVRVSWITSHKHTKSTVEYGKSSGTYEASATGDHTSYHYFFYSSGEIHHVVIGPLEPSTTYYYRCGGSGPEFSFRTPPSDLPIDFVIVGDLGQTEWTASTLSHVGARDYDVFLLPGDLSYADTHQQLWDSFGRLVEPYASRRPWMVTEGNHEIETFPIVYPHGFRAYNARWRMPYEQSGSESNLYYSFNVAGAHILMLGSYTDFDADSDQYKWLEADLAKVNRTTTPWIFALLHAPWYNSNEAHQGEGESMRQAMEELLYKARVDAVFAGHVHAYERFTRVFDNTADPCGPVYITVGDGGNREGLALKFEKQKPPISVYREASFGHGRLRVYNQTHAHWSWHRNNDSDSFEADQVWLQNIYASTTSCMEATPQSQRDEL
- the LOC113692198 gene encoding probable purple acid phosphatase 20; the protein is MAAIRGPFVALALALVFAGDFHFQFALAYDRPPARKSLFVAPSEDLDSTSPQQVHISLVGQDKIRISWITDDPSPSTVEYGSSSGSYGFSANGSTSSYTYVTYDSGEIHDVVIGPLKPNTEYYYRCGSDSSPEFNLKTPPAQFPIKFAVAGDLGQTDWTSSTLEHIGESNYDMLLLPGDLSYADTDQPSWDSFGRLVEPLASKRPWMVTQGNHEIEKIPILHSQPFTAYNARWDMPYEQSGSDSNLYYSFEVAGVHVIMLGSYTEFDPSSAQYKWLQTDLEKVDRSRTPWLVVLIHAPWYNSNKAHQGEAESVNMKAAMEGLLYQARVDVVFAGHVHAYERFTRVYENEANECGPMHITIGDGGNREGLATKYIDPQPKISAFREASFGHGEFEVINATHARWTWHRNDDDEAVIADSTWLTSLASDPNCKA